Proteins from a genomic interval of Microbacterium phyllosphaerae:
- a CDS encoding aminotransferase class I/II-fold pyridoxal phosphate-dependent enzyme: protein MSVIPGAWRRTAAGAGLLASDGTVAPTIFAEMSAAAARTGAINLGQGFPDEDGPAEVLEAARDAIARGANQYPPGRGIPDLLAAISEHQRRFYGLDVDPEREVIVTAGATEALTSTLLALIDGPDDEVVVFEPYYDSYAAAVALAGARLRTVPLRAPDFQPDLDRLAAAVTDRTRIILVNDPHNPTGAVFDRAVLAEVVRLAELHDAIIVTDEVYEHLAFHAPHTPIATLPGAGARTLTISSAGKTFSTTGWKIGWVHGPAELITAVLTVKQYLTYVNGSPFQPAVAAGLRLSDEFFTEAATTLATKHEILGAGLRAAGFTVFAPQGGYFTVADASPLGGADAAQFCRELPERAGVVAIPLTAFVSESRRGDYAGLVRFAACKRVPVLEEAASRLASSF, encoded by the coding sequence ATGAGTGTCATCCCCGGCGCCTGGCGGCGCACGGCAGCGGGAGCCGGTCTGCTCGCATCCGACGGAACCGTCGCGCCCACCATCTTCGCAGAGATGTCGGCTGCAGCGGCCCGAACCGGAGCGATCAATCTCGGCCAGGGATTCCCTGATGAGGACGGCCCTGCCGAGGTGCTTGAAGCCGCACGCGACGCGATCGCTCGCGGCGCCAATCAGTACCCGCCCGGCCGCGGCATCCCCGATCTGCTCGCGGCGATCAGCGAGCATCAGCGCCGGTTCTACGGCCTCGACGTCGACCCGGAGCGCGAGGTCATCGTGACGGCCGGTGCGACCGAGGCGCTCACCTCGACGCTTCTCGCTCTGATCGACGGCCCGGACGACGAGGTCGTCGTCTTCGAGCCCTACTACGACTCCTACGCCGCAGCGGTCGCGCTCGCCGGGGCTCGGCTGCGCACCGTTCCGCTGCGCGCGCCCGACTTCCAACCCGATCTCGACCGGCTCGCCGCCGCCGTCACGGATCGCACGCGGATCATCCTCGTCAACGACCCGCACAACCCGACCGGCGCCGTGTTCGATCGCGCCGTCCTCGCCGAAGTGGTCCGCCTGGCGGAACTGCACGACGCCATCATCGTGACGGATGAGGTGTACGAGCACCTCGCCTTCCACGCACCCCACACTCCGATCGCCACTCTGCCGGGTGCCGGCGCTCGCACACTGACCATCTCGTCAGCGGGCAAGACGTTCTCGACCACAGGCTGGAAGATCGGCTGGGTGCATGGGCCCGCCGAACTCATCACGGCGGTGCTCACGGTGAAGCAGTACCTCACGTACGTGAACGGCTCACCGTTCCAGCCGGCCGTCGCCGCGGGGCTTCGCCTGAGCGACGAGTTCTTCACCGAAGCCGCGACGACGCTGGCGACCAAGCACGAGATCCTGGGGGCCGGCCTCCGCGCCGCGGGGTTCACCGTGTTCGCACCCCAGGGCGGATACTTCACGGTCGCCGATGCCTCGCCCCTCGGCGGGGCGGATGCGGCACAGTTCTGCCGCGAGCTGCCTGAGCGCGCCGGCGTCGTGGCGATCCCGTTGACGGCCTTCGTCTCGGAGAGCCGACGCGGTGACTACGCGGGACTCGTGCGCTTCGCCGCGTGCAAGCGGGTGCCTGTGCTCGAAGAGGCCGCCTCGCGGCTGGCATCGAGCTTCTGA